One stretch of Brettanomyces nanus chromosome 4, complete sequence DNA includes these proteins:
- the SHM1 gene encoding glycine hydroxymethyltransferase shm1, whose amino-acid sequence MFTRSFLRPATRAWTVQAKRYYAISAKQLDLLSNHVDKVDPEMNELLKEERQRQKKSITLIPSENFTSEAVMDLLGSELQNKYSEGYPGERYYGGNEIIDKVESLCQKRALEAYGLNPDKWGVNVQALSGAPANLYAYSAVMNVGDRLMGLDLPHGGHLSHGYQTKSHKISFVSKYFQTMPYRVDETTGLIDYDMLEKTATLFRPKIIVAGASAYPRIIDYKRMKQIADKVGAYLMSDMAHISGMVAAGVTDSPFPYSDIVTTTTHKSLRGPRGAMIFFRKGIRRVTKKGKEIPYDLEDKINFSVFPAHQGGPHNNVIGALAVALKQAMTPEFKEYQENIVKNASAFSDSLNKKGFDMVTGGTNTHLILIDLRSKNIDGARVEAVLERMNIAANKNTIPTDSSAMFPNGLRVGTPAMTTRGFMAPEFDKVAEFIDRAVQIAVDLKSKEQGGKAKEKLANFKKLADCDPRIKALDAEVVTFASEYPNPGDH is encoded by the coding sequence ATGTTTACACGTTCTTTTCTCAGACCCGCTACAAGAGCATGGACGGTTCAGGCTAAACGTTATTATGCAATATCGGCCAAGCAATTGGACTTACTTTCCAATCACGTCGATAAAGTCGATCCTGAGATGAATGAACTTctgaaggaagaaagacagagacagaagaaatCGATCACTTTGATTCCCTCTGAGAATTTCACCTCTGAAGCTGTTATGGACTTACTTGGATCTGAGTTGCAAAACAAGTACTCTGAAGGTTATCCCGGAGAGAGATACTACGGTGGTAACGAGATCATTGATAAAGTCGAGTCATTGTGTCAGAAGAGAGCTTTGGAGGCCTACGGCTTAAATCCTGATAAGTGGGGCGTTAATGTTCAGGCCTTGTCTGGTGCTCCTGCCAATCTATATGCATATTCTGCTGTGATGAATGTTGGAGACAGATTAATGGGTCTTGACCTTCCTCATGGTGGGCATTTGTCTCACGGTTATCAAACTAAATCCCATAAGATTTCCTTTGTATCTAAATATTTCCAGACGATGCCTTATAGAGTCGATGAGACTACTGGCTTGATTGATTATGACATGTTGGAGAAAACAGCCACCCTTTTCAGACCAAAGATCATTGTTGCTGGTGCCTCTGCATATCCAAGGATTATCGATTATAAGAGGATGAAGCAGATAGCTGACAAGGTTGGTGCTTATTTAATGTCCGATATGGCTCATATATCTGGTATGGTTGCTGCCGGTGTTACAGATTCTCCATTCCCATACTCTGATATTGTCACAACTACCACCCACAAATCCCTAAGAGGCCCTAGAGGTGCtatgatcttcttcagaaagGGTATAAGAAGAGTCACCAAAAAGGGAAAGGAAATTCCTTACGATTTGGAGGATAAGATCAACTTTTCTGTTTTTCCTGCCCACCAAGGAGGTCCCCATAACAACGTCATTGGTGCCTTAGCTGTTGCATTGAAGCAGGCTATGACTCCAGAGTTCAAGGAATATCAAGAGAATATTGTTAAAAATGCCTCTGCCTTTTCCGACTCCCTTAACAAGAAAGGCTTTGATATGGTTACTGGTGGTACCAACACTcatttgattttgattgatttaAGATCTAAGAACATTGATGGGGCTAGGGTTGAAGCCGTTCTAGAGAGAATGAACATCGCTGCCAACAAAAACACCATTCCAACTGATAGCTCAGCCATGTTCCCTAACGGATTGAGAGTTGGAACTCCTGCTATGACAACCAGAGGCTTCATGGCTCCTGAGTTTGATAAAGTCGCCGAGTTCATTGACCGTGCCGTGCAAATAGCtgttgatttgaagagtAAAGAGCAAGGTGGAAAAGCCAAGGAAAAATTGGccaacttcaagaaattggcaGATTGTGATCCTAGAATCAAGGCCTTGGACGCTGAAGTCGTTACCTTTGCCTCTGAGTACCCTAATCCAGGAGATCATTGA
- a CDS encoding uncharacterized protein (EggNog:ENOG41), whose amino-acid sequence MLRGVGTSLASSNMKFGFFALRLVALQPLSISAGSSFENTAPLLVSSPLYSTDEYRYITRMKDAQKTVSQLSEKICGSSDDDDKLLYLRIQRLDEISNIQDLIAGLKSPTHPLAKLADHVIYNKKDQDDLLVSGSCSNGITHINSKGVSTEQWIDKLLNSDSRVNIIDFYSQDKSQLAESLKALALVYSPENLIVQGLPSFEKPDSVFKLASQKLSSFAIFGKRDDEEDEKEEEEDLEKLQQELDESFLEINQMMAEEGSSDEPVHAYEEDEEVDTNSKGKKKYVPPEGSLFDKYTFFSSGLWMAIIVSGFLFTIIAVAFSWLNSIQISYGAFEKPVNMSKKTQ is encoded by the exons ATGCTAAGA GGGGTAGG TACATCGCTTGCCTCTAGTAACATGAAATTTGGGTTTTTTGCATTGAGATTGGTGGCTCTTCAGCCATTGTCAATTTCTGCGGGATCGTCGTTTGAAAACACGGCTCCTTTGTTGGTGTCATCACCGTTATACAGTACGGATGAATATCGCTACATTACAAGGATGAAAGATGCGCAGAAAACAGTTTCACAGCTTTCAGAAAAGATTTGTGGGTCGtccgatgatgatgataagcTCTTATACTTAAGAATCCAAAGACTTGATGAAATCAGCAATATTCAAGATCTAATTGCAGGACTCAAATCGCCCACACACCCTCTTGCCAAGTTGGCGGACCACGTTATTTACAACAAAAAAGATCAAGACGATCTTCTAGTGTCAGGTTCGTGCTCAAATGGTATCACTCATATAAATTCAAAAGGTGTTAGCACTGAACAATGGATAGACAAGTTGCTTAACAGTGATTCTAGGGTTAATATTATTGACTTCTATAGCCAGGACAAGAGTCAATTGGCTGAGAGTCTTAAAGCATTGGCATTGGTCTATTCACCTGAAAACCTCATCGTACAGGGATTGCCGAGCTTTGAAAAGCCCGATAGCGTTTTTAAATTGGCCTCGCAGAAACTGAGTAGCTTTGCTATCTTTGGTAAAAgagacgatgaagaagatgagaaggaggaggaggaagacCTAGAAAAATTACAACAAGAGTTGGATGAATCATTTCTGGAGATTAACCAGATGATGGCAGAGGAAGGTAGTTCCGATGAACCAGTTCATGcatatgaagaagacgaagaagttgatactAACAGTAAAGGCAAGAAAAAATACGTTCCTCCGGAAGGCTCCTTATTTGATAAATacaccttcttctcgtcTGGATTGTGGATGGCGATCATTGTTAGTGGATTCctcttcactatcatcGCCGTGGCATTCTCATGGCTTAACAGTATTCAGATCAGTTATGGTGCCTTTGAGAAGCCGGTTAATATGTCCAAGAAAACTCAGTAA
- a CDS encoding uncharacterized protein (BUSCO:EOG093424I0), whose protein sequence is MSEIPYSKETYVAQLAVRRASILTKKIADEHLQKGISKQDRSPVTIGDFGAQAIVINSILKNFPQDQVVGEENSSLIKSQHLEASILKEVSWVQKQDSKFNDILGTIDNADQLCNSVDKGDSKGGRKGRFWALDPIDGTKGFLRGDQYAVCLALIVDGQVQVGVIGCPNLPHELRNSSSKRGGIYTSIRGHGSYFQDLAEEVNISFNSSKRIHLHNEFDVSQSRVVEGVEKGHSSHELQALIKQKLGISQPSVNLDSQVKYCAVANGDAEIYLRLPRNVDYREKIWDHASGWLLVNEAGGKVTDMYGNDLDFGYGRTLNSQGVIASTSTLHPKIIAAIKEIVGDKGEELYKYCK, encoded by the coding sequence ATGAGTGAAATTCCGTATTCTAAAGAGACATATGTTGCACAATTGGCTGTTCGTAGAGCCTCAATTCTTACCAAGAAAATAGCTGACGAGCACCTCCAAAAGGGTATCAGCAAGCAAGATAGATCACCAGTTACCATTGGAGATTTCGGAGCTCAGGCCATTGTAATCAACTCAATTTTAAAGAACTTCCCACAAGATCAAGTGGTTGGTGAAGAGAACTCCAGTCTAATCAAATCTCAGCATTTGGAAGCATCTATTTTGAAGGAGGTTAGCTGGGTCCAGAAGCAGGACTCAAAGTTCAACGATATTCTTGGCACCATTGACAATGCTGATCAATTGTGCAACTCTGTTGACAAGGGAGATTCAAAAGGAGGTCGTAAGGGAAGATTTTGGGCACTTGATCCCATTGATGGTACTAAAGGATTTCTTCGAGGAGATCAATACGCTGTGTGCTTGGCCCTAATTGTTGACGGACAAGTGCAGGTTGGGGTAATTGGCTGCCCCAATTTGCCTCATGAGTTGAGAAATTCATCAAGTAAGCGTGGTGGTATCTATACTTCCATCAGGGGTCATGGCTCTTATTTCCAAGACTTGGCGGAAGAGGTCAATAtttcattcaattcttctaaGCGGATCCATTTGCACAATGAATTTGACGTTTCGCAGTCCAGAGTGGTTGAGGGAGTCGAAAAGGGACACTCCTCACACGAGTTGCAGGCTCTAATCAAGCAAAAGCTTGGAATTTCTCAGCCTTCTGTTAACCTTGACTCCCAAGTCAAGTACTGTGCCGTTGCCAACGGTGATGCTGAAATATACCTAAGATTACCAAGGAACGTTGATTACCGAGAAAAGATTTGGGATCACGCTTCTGGCTGGCTTTTGGTCAATGAGGCCGGTGGAAAAGTCACTGACATGTATGGAAATGACTTGGACTTTGGCTATGGAAGAACATTGAACAGCCAGGGCGTTATTGCTTCCACTTCTACTTTACATCCTAAGATTATTGCTGCTATCAAGGAGATTGTGGGGGATAAGGGTGAGGAACTATATAAATACTGTAAGTAG
- a CDS encoding uncharacterized protein (BUSCO:EOG09342LHF~CAZy:GT57), giving the protein MARIVSLFKSSPLNDFLIPFRKAQNQWVARYIIIVFALIVRSAVGIGPYSGEATPPMYGDFEAQRHWMEITNHLPISEWYFYDLQYWGLDYPPLTAYHSWLMGKLGSFIDPSWFALNTSRGLETADLKSYLRITALIAELAIYIPAVQMFTRWMGRYYRKVTTIDQTIISAAILYQPVLIIIDHGHFQYNSVMLGLSLLAVVHLLYDNYCLAAILYVLSFSFKQMGLYYAPIFFFYMLSACTWSSDTHSFDLQRLISIGLCVIVTLGVQIAPFLIFGGLGQPQQILIRMFPFDRGLFEDKVANFWCATNIVIKYKKLFTSEQLKAMSLALTLLGILPSSLVIFFNRRKELIAWCLASCSMAFYLFSFQVHEKTILLPWMPIVLLLNEVDPDVISMVCWFCNVALFSMWPLLKRDNLIIQYFVLGVLSNWLMGNLSWIRRFLRMIKLPVKYRDLATPVLPHNWFWSLVIVTSYLAASALHIADAFVQPPRSLPHIWIIGNVVLSFGCFMLFWLWCNYKIFVMCTTPESKLKTN; this is encoded by the coding sequence ATGGCCCGAATCGTTTCGTTGTTCAAAAGTTCGCCCTTGAATGACTTTCTTATACCTTTTAGAAAGGCCCAGAACCAATGGGTGGCCCGATATATTATCATTGTATTCGCTCTCATAGTGCGATCTGCTGTTGGTATTGGTCCCTACTCTGGAGAGGCTACTCCTCCAATGTATGGCGACTTTGAAGCGCAAAGGCATTGGATGGAGATCACTAATCATCTTCCCATTTCTGAATGGTATTTTTACGATCTTCAGTATTGGGGATTGGATTACCCCCCGTTAACTGCCTATCATTCATGGTTAATGGGAAAGTTGGGCTCTTTCATTGATCCCTCTTGGTTTGCACTAAATACTTCACGTGGTCTTGAAACTGCAGACCTGAAGTCGTATCTCCGCATAACTGCGCTTATAGCTGAGTTAGCCATATATATTCCTGCAGTTCAGATGTTCACTCGTTGGATGGGAAGATACTATAGAAAGGTCACTACCATTGACCAAACGATTATCTCGGCAGCCATACTATACCAACCAGTTTTGATTATTATTGACCACGGTCATTTTCAATACAATTCTGTTATGCTAGGTTTGTCTTTGCTGGCCGTGGTCCACCTTCTATACGATAACTACTGTTTGGCTGCTATCTTATATGTCCTCTCGTTCAGCTTTAAGCAAATGGGACTATACTATGctccaattttcttcttttacaTGTTAAGTGCCTGCACGTGGTCTTCTGACACCCACTCATTTGATTTGCAGAGACTTATATCTATTGGACTTTGTGTTATTGTTACTCTAGGCGTGCAAATAGCTCctttccttatttttgGAGGTCTCGGTCAACCTCAACAGATCTTGATCCGTATGTTTCCATTTGATAGGGGCctatttgaagataaagtCGCTAATTTCTGGTGTGCTACTAACATTGTTATCAAATACAAGAAACTATTCACCTCAGAGCAGCTTAAGGCTATGTCTTTAGCACTCACTCTATTAGGAATTCTACCCTCTAGTTTGgtcatctttttcaatcGTAGAAAAGAGCTTATTGCCTGGTGCTTAGCTTCTTGTTCTATGGCTTTTTATTTGTTCTCTTTCCAGGTCCATGAAAAGACTATTTTGCTTCCTTGGATGCCTATTGTACTGCTTTTGAACGAAGTTGATCCTGATGTTATCTCAATGGTTTGTTGGTTCTGTAATGTTGCACTATTTTCCATGTGGCCTTTACTTAAGAGAGACAACCTAATTATCCAATATTTTGTCTTGGGTGTTTTAAGTAATTGGTTAATGGGTAACTTAAGCTGGATCAGAAGGTTTCTAAGGATGATCAAGTTGCCTGTTAAGTATAGGGACCTTGCTACAcctgttcttcctcatAATTGGTTCTGGAGTTTGGTCATTGTCACTTCTTACCTCGCAGCTTCTGCACTACACATTGCCGATGCGTTTGTTCAACCACCACGATCTCTGCCTCATATTTGGATTATTGGAAATGtagttctttctttcgGATGCTTCATGCTCTTCTGGCTTTGGTGTAACTACAAAATTTTTGTAATGTGCACCACGCCTGAATCGAAGCTTAAGACCAACTGA
- a CDS encoding uncharacterized protein (CAZy:GH17) — MSSSKNISAFNHSGSSLAVSAILDDYGEPESLTEENYENNDFTEESTAKEGEDSIHVRPLLAAQKSQLQVLPECIPGSSYPEMVLLNTSSPAKRTKQKGKNGISPTSGSAYSNLQRYKAFKEPSSDISNSKASHKESFEHLNLVSPTETEEDASSSGTYAGTLREAKTVGVDTAEKSNKGQESLEENGFLPKSYAFSENNQNVGSQTPHVKYPQQETSKFQDKSPKLQIEDTLENQLGDVQDEENGENDRTGKASRFPEINLWKYVCLGVLGGLILVYLIAVAVRILDVTLNPNKSAQPENFIQSFERFDNLTKQEIVSYILENYSGMSDVVVEKKNKSGPGANTTHWIGIENSFENINHAYRSDKEIELLMTSDNLHQVFHSLAYAPKGVMEPQCGVTQRDVILDVARLSMVTNKIRTYGTQCNQAEYILKAIQDLGVNMTLSLGVWVAEDDYVNWRQMDEMKYLLKTYPRDMFDAIFVGNEVLFREDKFPEELVQLITEAKNYAISLGYADLPVGTSELGSLVNEKVMEASDFFGINIHPFFGGVNASSGTNWVLEYYKQQVVPLINPQYNKKIVISEVGWPYKGGSYQGADATPEDMQKFLNDWICKVPQDKYHTIYFEAFNEPWKSIFYEEGREWETEWGFFTEDRKLKPGISLPICD, encoded by the coding sequence atgtcatcatcaaaaaatatATCTGCCTTTAACCATAGCGGCAGTTCTCTGGCTGTATCAGCTATATTAGACGACTACGGAGAGCCGGAAAGTTTAACAGAAGAGAATTATGAAAATAATGATTTCACAGAAGAGTCTACAGCCAAGGAGGGTGAAGACTCTATTCATGTAAGACCACTTCTTGCAGCACAGAAGAGTCAGTTGCAAGTTCTTCCGGAATGCATTCCTGGATCCAGTTATCCAGAAATGGTTTTACTCAATACGAGTTCTCCAGCCAAGAGAACCAAGCAGAAGGGGAAGAACGGCATTTCTCCTACTAGTGGTTCGGCCTATTCTAACTTGCAGAGGTATAAAGCTTTTAAAGAGCCGTCAAGTGATATCTCCAATTCCAAAGCTTCTCATAAGGAGTCATTCGAACATCTCAATTTAGTCAGCCCAACAGAAACTGAAGAGGACGCATCATCTTCCGGGACCTATGCGGGAACATTACGAGAAGCGAAAACAGTTGGAGTTGACACTGCAGAGAAATCAAATAAAGGACAAGAATCCTTAGAAGAAAATGGTTTCCTCCCCAAATCCTATGCATTCTCTGAGAATAATCAGAATGTCGGGTCGCAGACACCTCACGTAAAGTATCCGCAGCAAGAAACCTCCAAATTTCAAGATAAATCACCAAAACTACAAATAGAAGACACTCTCGAGAATCAACTGGGAGACGTTCAGGACGAGGAGAATGGTGAAAACGACAGAACCGGAAAAGCATCTAGATTTCCAGAGATCAATCTGTGGAAATATGTCTGTCTTGGAGTTCTAGGTGGACTGATACTTGTCTATTTAATAGCCGTGGCAGTAAGAATCCTTGATGTGACACTTAATCCAAATAAAAGTGCTCAACCAGAAAACTTCATTCAAAGCTTTGAGAGGTTTGATAACTTAACCAAGCAGGAGATAGTTTCGTATATACTCGAAAACTATAGTGGAATGAGTGACGTTGTTgtagaaaaaaagaataagagTGGACCTGGTGCCAATACTACGCATTGGATAGGTATCGAAAATTCTTTTGAAAACATCAACCATGCATACCGTTCTGACAAGGAGATTGAGCTGCTCATGACCTCGGATAACTTGCATCAAGTTTTCCATAGTCTTGCTTATGCTCCCAAAGGAGTTATGGAGCCGCAATGTGGCGTGACCCAAAGAGATGTTATTCTCGACGTAGCAAGATTGTCTATGGTAACCAATAAGATACGAACTTATGGAACCCAATGCAACCAAGCAGAGTATATTCTCAAAGCAATTCAGGATCTTGGAGTTAACATGACTTTAAGTTTAGGCGTATGGGTCGCCGAGGACGATTATGTGAATTGGAGACAAATGGATGAAATGAAGTATCTTCTCAAAACATATCCAAGAGACATGTTTGACGCTATATTTGTTGGCAATGAGGTTCTTTTCCGTGAGGACAAgtttccagaagaattggttCAGTTAATAACAGAAGCTAAGAACTATGCTATTTCCCTAGGATACGCAGATTTACCTGTTGGTACTTCTGAATTGGGATCTCTTGTGAACGAGAAAGTAATGGAGGCctctgatttctttggcaTAAATATACATCCATTTTTTGGGGGTGTTAATGCCAGTTCCGGAACTAACTGGGTACTTGAGTACTACAAGCAGCAAGTGGTTCCGTTAATAAATCCTCAATACAACAAGAAAATTGTGATAAGCGAGGTTGGTTGGCCTTACAAAGGAGGATCGTATCAAGGTGCTGATGCCACTCCCGAAGATATGCAGAAGTTCCTAAATGATTGGATTTGCAAAGTGCCTCAAGATAAGTATCATACTATCTATTTCGAAGCATTTAATGAACCATGGAAAAGTATATTCTATGAAGAGGGTAGAGAATGGGAAACTGAATGGGGGTTCTTCACTGAGGACAGAAAGCTCAAGCCAGGAATATCTTTACCAATATGCGATTAG